Proteins from one Streptomyces genisteinicus genomic window:
- the moaA gene encoding GTP 3',8-cyclase MoaA: protein MLIDTYGRVATDLRVSLTDRCNLRCTYCMPEEGLQWLTKTDLLDDDEIVRLISVAVADLGIEEVRFTGGEPLLRPGLVGIVQRVAALEPRPRMSLTTNGIGLGRTAAALKDAGLDRVNVSLDTLRPDVFKTLTRRNRHHDVLDGLEAARAAGLTPVKVNAVLMPGLNDDEAPDLLAWAVEHDYELRFIEQMPLDAQHGWKRDGMITAGDILASLRTRFALTPEGDDARGSAPAERWLVDGGPARVGVIASVTRPFCRACDRTRLTADGQVRTCLFATEETDLRGALRSGAPDEEIARIWKQAMWGKKAGSGLDDPSFLQPERPMSAIGG, encoded by the coding sequence GTGCTCATCGACACCTATGGCCGCGTGGCCACCGACCTGCGCGTGTCCCTGACCGACCGCTGCAACCTGCGGTGCACCTACTGCATGCCCGAAGAAGGACTGCAGTGGCTGACGAAGACCGATCTCCTCGACGACGACGAGATCGTCCGGCTGATCTCCGTCGCCGTCGCCGACCTCGGCATCGAAGAGGTCCGCTTCACCGGCGGCGAGCCGCTGCTGCGTCCCGGACTCGTCGGCATCGTCCAACGGGTCGCCGCGCTGGAGCCGCGCCCGCGGATGTCCCTCACCACGAACGGCATCGGCCTCGGACGCACCGCCGCCGCCCTGAAGGACGCCGGCCTGGACCGGGTCAACGTCTCCCTCGACACCCTGCGCCCCGACGTCTTCAAGACCCTCACCCGGCGCAACCGCCACCACGACGTGCTGGACGGCCTCGAAGCCGCCCGTGCCGCCGGGCTCACCCCGGTGAAGGTCAACGCGGTCCTGATGCCCGGCCTCAACGACGACGAGGCCCCCGACCTGCTGGCCTGGGCCGTCGAGCACGACTACGAGCTGCGCTTCATCGAGCAGATGCCGCTGGACGCGCAGCACGGCTGGAAGCGCGACGGGATGATCACCGCGGGTGACATCCTGGCCTCCCTGCGCACCCGGTTCGCCCTCACCCCCGAGGGCGACGACGCCCGCGGCTCCGCCCCCGCCGAACGCTGGCTCGTCGACGGAGGGCCCGCCCGCGTCGGGGTCATCGCCTCCGTGACCCGGCCCTTCTGCCGCGCCTGCGACCGCACCCGGCTCACCGCCGACGGTCAGGTGCGCACCTGCCTCTTCGCCACCGAGGAGACCGATCTGCGCGGGGCCCTGCGCTCCGGCGCACCGGACGAGGAGATCGCCCGGATCTGGAAGCAGGCCATGTGGGGCAAGAAGGCCGGATCCGGACTGGACGACCCGTCCTTCCTCCAGCCCGAGCGGCCCATGTCAGCCATCGGCGGCTGA
- a CDS encoding S8 family peptidase, translating into MAHLGSRRRRALALPAGLALTASLGFLPAGTASAAVTSDVPAAVSTDGPKLSYVVNVNGGHGTAKAVKKAIAKAGGTIVYAYDQIGVIVVHSQNPAFGQTIRQVRGVASAGVTRTAPIAPAADMAIDSERPLSAEEAKAAAADAVSGQDPLEPLQWDLPAIKADKAHKKSLGSKKVTVAVIDTGVDDTHPDLAPNFDRNASVSCVGGAPDTADGAWRPGPDESDHGTHVAGTIAAAKNGVGITGVAPGVKVSGIKVSQPDGFFYTEAVVCGFVWAAEHGVDVTNNSYYTDPWLFACKNDADQKALVEAVSRAARYAERKGAVNVAAAGNSRMDLAADEITDTTSPNDTTPVERVINPRECLDIPTQIPGVVTVSALGAKNLKASYSNYGNGVVDISAPGGDSTRYQTPDAPAVDGRILSTLPGGGYGYKAGTSMASPHVAGVVALIKSNHLYAPPAAVKGLLYAQADDTACTNPYDIDGNGTVDAVCEGTTRDNGFYGTGVADALDAVRR; encoded by the coding sequence ATGGCTCATCTGGGATCCAGACGACGGCGCGCACTCGCGCTCCCCGCCGGTCTGGCGCTCACGGCATCGCTGGGATTCCTGCCGGCGGGTACGGCGTCGGCAGCCGTCACCAGTGATGTCCCCGCGGCTGTGTCGACGGACGGCCCCAAGCTGTCCTACGTGGTCAACGTCAACGGCGGCCACGGCACCGCGAAGGCCGTCAAGAAGGCGATAGCCAAGGCCGGCGGCACGATCGTGTACGCGTACGACCAGATAGGCGTCATCGTCGTCCACTCGCAGAATCCTGCGTTCGGACAGACGATCCGTCAGGTGCGCGGCGTCGCGTCCGCCGGTGTCACGCGCACGGCCCCGATCGCCCCCGCGGCGGACATGGCCATCGACTCGGAGCGTCCGCTCTCCGCCGAGGAGGCGAAGGCCGCCGCGGCCGACGCGGTCTCGGGCCAGGACCCGCTCGAGCCGCTGCAGTGGGACCTGCCCGCCATCAAGGCGGACAAGGCGCACAAGAAGTCGCTCGGCAGCAAGAAGGTCACCGTCGCGGTGATCGACACGGGTGTCGACGACACCCACCCGGACCTCGCCCCGAACTTCGACCGGAACGCCTCGGTCAGCTGTGTCGGCGGCGCCCCGGACACCGCGGACGGCGCCTGGCGTCCGGGTCCGGACGAGTCGGACCACGGCACCCACGTCGCCGGCACGATCGCCGCCGCCAAGAACGGCGTGGGCATCACCGGTGTCGCGCCCGGCGTGAAGGTCTCGGGCATCAAGGTCTCGCAGCCCGACGGGTTCTTCTACACCGAGGCCGTCGTCTGCGGCTTCGTGTGGGCGGCCGAGCACGGCGTCGACGTGACCAACAACAGCTACTACACGGACCCGTGGCTGTTCGCCTGCAAGAACGACGCCGACCAGAAGGCGCTCGTCGAGGCCGTGTCCCGGGCCGCCCGGTACGCGGAGCGCAAGGGCGCGGTCAACGTGGCGGCGGCGGGCAACTCGCGGATGGACCTCGCGGCCGACGAGATCACCGACACCACGAGCCCGAACGACACCACGCCCGTCGAGCGGGTCATCAACCCGCGCGAGTGCCTCGACATCCCGACGCAGATCCCGGGCGTCGTCACGGTCTCCGCGCTCGGCGCGAAGAACCTGAAGGCCTCGTACTCCAACTACGGCAACGGCGTCGTCGACATCTCCGCCCCCGGCGGCGACTCGACCCGCTACCAGACGCCGGACGCCCCGGCCGTCGACGGCCGCATCCTGTCGACGCTCCCGGGCGGCGGCTACGGCTACAAGGCGGGCACCTCGATGGCGTCCCCGCACGTCGCGGGCGTCGTCGCGCTGATCAAGTCGAACCACCTCTACGCGCCCCCGGCGGCCGTGAAGGGCCTGCTCTACGCGCAGGCGGACGACACCGCGTGCACCAACCCGTACGACATCGACGGCAACGGCACCGTCGACGCCGTCTGCGAGGGCACCACGCGTGACAACGGCTTCTACGGCACGGGCGTCGCCGACGCCCTGGACGCCGTGCGCCGGTAG
- a CDS encoding zinc-dependent alcohol dehydrogenase family protein produces the protein MRATVIRAPHDIRVEEVADAVVREPADAVVRVLRACICGSDLWAYRGESARQPGQRIGHEFLGVVEGTGADVTGFAPGDLVVAPFVWSDGTCEYCAEGLQTSCPRGGFWGSAGSDGGQGEAVRVPFADGTLVKLPADAASDDRLLTGLLALSDVLGTGHHAAVGAGVAPGSTVAVVGDGAVGLCGVLAARRLGADRIIALGRHTARTDIARLFGATDVVAARGEEAVAAVREMTGGHGAQAVIEAVGTEQSMRTAVGIARDGGAIGYVGVPHGSGTGLDLSVMFDRNIALRGGVAPVRAYIPELLPDVLDGTIDPSPVFDLAVPLGGVPGGYKAMDERTALKVLVTP, from the coding sequence ATGCGAGCCACCGTCATCCGCGCCCCGCACGACATCCGCGTGGAGGAGGTGGCCGACGCCGTCGTCCGGGAGCCCGCCGACGCCGTGGTGCGTGTGCTGCGCGCCTGCATCTGCGGCAGCGACCTGTGGGCCTACCGCGGCGAATCGGCGCGCCAGCCCGGTCAGCGCATCGGACACGAGTTCCTCGGCGTGGTGGAGGGGACCGGCGCGGACGTCACCGGCTTCGCGCCCGGTGACCTCGTCGTCGCGCCCTTCGTCTGGTCCGACGGCACCTGCGAGTACTGCGCCGAGGGGCTCCAGACCTCCTGCCCCCGGGGCGGGTTCTGGGGCTCCGCCGGCTCCGACGGAGGCCAGGGCGAGGCGGTCAGGGTGCCCTTCGCCGACGGCACCCTGGTGAAGCTGCCCGCGGACGCCGCCTCTGACGACCGGCTGCTGACCGGTCTGCTCGCCCTCTCCGACGTGCTCGGCACCGGGCACCACGCGGCCGTCGGCGCCGGAGTCGCACCCGGCTCCACGGTCGCCGTCGTCGGCGACGGCGCCGTGGGGCTGTGCGGGGTCCTCGCGGCCCGGCGCCTGGGCGCCGACCGCATCATCGCGCTGGGCCGCCACACGGCGCGCACCGACATCGCCCGCCTGTTCGGCGCCACGGACGTCGTCGCCGCCCGGGGCGAGGAGGCCGTCGCCGCCGTGCGCGAGATGACCGGCGGACACGGCGCGCAGGCCGTGATCGAGGCCGTCGGCACGGAGCAGTCGATGCGCACCGCCGTCGGCATCGCCCGGGACGGCGGGGCGATCGGCTACGTCGGCGTCCCGCACGGCAGCGGCACCGGCCTCGACCTGTCCGTCATGTTCGACCGCAACATCGCGCTGCGGGGCGGGGTCGCGCCGGTCCGCGCGTACATCCCCGAGCTGCTCCCCGACGTCCTCGACGGCACCATCGACCCCTCGCCCGTCTTCGACCTCGCCGTCCCGCTCGGCGGGGTGCCCGGCGGCTACAAGGCCATGGACGAGCGCACCGCGCTGAAGGTCCTCGTCACCCCCTGA
- a CDS encoding DUF485 domain-containing protein — protein MTTDAPPPKGASDTSPAQPTTEQFVQVQESPEFGELRSTYRSFAFPLTVAFIAWYLLYVLLSNYAGGFMGTKLFGNINVALVLGLAQFLTTFLIAWFYSRHAAAKLDPKADAIKSRMEADA, from the coding sequence GTGACCACCGATGCACCGCCGCCCAAGGGCGCTTCGGACACCAGCCCGGCCCAGCCCACGACGGAGCAGTTCGTCCAGGTGCAGGAAAGTCCGGAATTCGGCGAACTGCGCAGTACCTACCGTTCCTTCGCCTTTCCGCTGACCGTCGCCTTCATCGCCTGGTACCTGCTCTACGTGCTGCTCTCGAACTACGCGGGCGGCTTCATGGGCACCAAGCTCTTCGGCAACATCAACGTCGCCCTCGTGCTGGGCCTCGCCCAGTTCCTCACCACCTTCCTCATCGCCTGGTTCTACTCGCGCCACGCGGCCGCGAAGCTCGACCCGAAGGCGGACGCCATCAAGTCCCGTATGGAGGCCGACGCATGA
- a CDS encoding solute symporter family protein — protein MSPALQLAAENATTEHRPLIITLFAAFVVATLFITVWAGRQTKDASDFYAGGRQFTGFQNGLAISGDYMSAASFLGIAGAIALFGYDGFLYSIGFLVAWLVALLLVAEPLRNSGRYTMGDVLAYRMRQRPVRTAAGTSTIVVSIFYLLAQMAGAGVLVSLLLGITSDAGKIAIVALVGLLMIVYVTIGGMKGTTWVQMVKAVLLIAGTLLITFMVLWKFNFNISDLLGKAAENSGQGAAFLEPGLKYGATETSKLDFLSLGIALVLGTAGLPHILIRFYTVPTAKAARKSVNWAIGIIGAFYLMTIALGFGAAAIVGPETITESNKAGNTAAPLLALHIGGTDSAWGAILLAVISAVAFATILAVVAGLTLASSSSFAHDIYANVIRRGQATDKEEVRAARWATVLIGIVSIGLGALARDLNVAGLVALAFAVAASANLPTILYSLFWKRFTTQGALWSIYGGLATSVLLVLFSPVVSGKATSMFPDVDFAWFPLENPGLISIPVGFLLGWLGSLLSKEGPDKGKYAELEVKSLTGVGAH, from the coding sequence ATGAGCCCCGCCCTGCAGCTGGCGGCGGAGAACGCCACCACCGAGCACCGGCCGCTGATCATCACCCTGTTCGCCGCCTTCGTCGTGGCGACCCTCTTCATCACCGTCTGGGCCGGGCGCCAGACCAAGGACGCCTCCGACTTCTACGCGGGCGGCCGCCAGTTCACCGGCTTCCAGAACGGCCTCGCCATCTCCGGCGACTACATGTCCGCCGCGTCCTTCCTCGGCATCGCCGGCGCCATCGCCCTCTTCGGCTACGACGGCTTCCTCTACTCCATCGGCTTCCTGGTCGCCTGGCTGGTGGCCCTGCTGCTGGTCGCCGAACCGCTGCGCAACTCCGGCCGCTACACGATGGGCGACGTCCTCGCCTACCGGATGCGCCAGCGCCCCGTCCGCACCGCCGCCGGCACCTCCACCATCGTCGTCTCGATCTTCTACCTGCTCGCCCAGATGGCGGGCGCGGGCGTCCTCGTCTCGCTGCTGCTCGGCATCACCAGCGACGCCGGCAAGATCGCGATCGTCGCCCTGGTCGGCCTGCTGATGATCGTCTACGTGACCATCGGCGGCATGAAGGGCACCACCTGGGTCCAGATGGTCAAGGCCGTCCTGCTCATCGCGGGCACCCTGCTCATCACCTTCATGGTGCTGTGGAAGTTCAACTTCAACATCTCCGACCTGCTGGGCAAGGCCGCCGAGAACAGCGGGCAGGGAGCCGCGTTCCTGGAGCCCGGACTCAAGTACGGCGCCACCGAGACCTCGAAGCTGGACTTCCTCTCGCTGGGCATCGCGCTCGTCCTCGGCACCGCCGGTCTCCCGCACATCCTGATCCGCTTCTACACCGTCCCGACCGCCAAGGCCGCCCGCAAGTCCGTGAACTGGGCCATCGGCATCATCGGCGCCTTCTACCTGATGACCATCGCGCTCGGCTTCGGGGCCGCCGCGATCGTGGGCCCGGAGACGATCACCGAGTCCAACAAGGCGGGCAACACGGCCGCGCCGCTGCTCGCCCTGCACATCGGCGGCACCGACTCGGCCTGGGGCGCGATCCTGCTCGCGGTGATCTCCGCCGTCGCCTTCGCGACCATCCTCGCCGTGGTCGCCGGCCTCACCCTGGCCTCCTCCTCGTCCTTCGCGCACGACATCTACGCCAACGTCATCCGCCGGGGACAGGCCACCGACAAGGAGGAGGTCCGCGCGGCACGCTGGGCGACCGTCCTCATCGGCATCGTGTCCATCGGGCTCGGCGCCCTCGCCCGCGATCTCAACGTCGCCGGTCTGGTGGCCCTCGCCTTCGCCGTCGCCGCCTCCGCGAACCTGCCGACGATCCTCTACAGCCTCTTCTGGAAGCGGTTCACCACCCAGGGCGCGCTCTGGTCGATCTACGGCGGTCTCGCGACCTCCGTGCTGCTGGTCCTCTTCTCCCCGGTCGTCTCCGGCAAGGCCACCTCGATGTTCCCGGACGTCGACTTCGCCTGGTTCCCGCTGGAGAACCCGGGCCTCATCTCCATCCCGGTCGGCTTCCTGCTCGGCTGGCTCGGCTCCCTGCTCTCCAAGGAGGGACCGGACAAGGGCAAGTACGCGGAGCTGGAGGTGAAGTCCCTGACCGGCGTCGGAGCCCACTGA
- a CDS encoding VIT1/CCC1 transporter family protein encodes MGTRLNWLRAAVLGANDGIVSTAGLVVGVAGATADRAALLTAGLAGLLAGSMSMAAGEYVSVSTQRDSEKAALTAEKRELRERPEAELDELAQLLTARGLSPGVAREAAVQLTERDALRAHARVELGIDPDELTNPWHAAGASFLAFTVGALLPLLAIVLPPSGARLYVTALSVLAALAVTGWWSARLGAARPGPAVLRNAGGGALAMAVTYGAGSLLGATGI; translated from the coding sequence CTGGGCACCCGCCTCAACTGGCTGCGCGCGGCGGTCCTCGGAGCCAACGACGGCATCGTCTCCACGGCCGGCCTCGTCGTCGGCGTCGCCGGTGCGACCGCGGACCGGGCCGCCCTGCTCACCGCCGGCCTCGCGGGTCTGCTCGCCGGCTCCATGTCGATGGCGGCAGGCGAATACGTCAGCGTCTCCACCCAGCGGGACTCCGAGAAGGCCGCCCTGACGGCCGAGAAGCGCGAGCTGAGGGAACGGCCGGAGGCCGAACTCGACGAACTCGCCCAGCTGTTGACCGCACGGGGACTCTCACCCGGCGTGGCGCGGGAAGCCGCCGTCCAGCTCACCGAGCGGGACGCGCTGCGCGCCCACGCACGGGTGGAGCTCGGAATCGACCCGGACGAGCTCACCAACCCCTGGCACGCGGCGGGCGCGAGCTTCCTCGCCTTCACGGTGGGCGCGCTGCTCCCGCTGCTGGCCATCGTGCTGCCGCCGTCCGGCGCCCGCCTGTACGTGACGGCGCTGTCGGTGCTCGCCGCGCTCGCCGTCACCGGCTGGTGGAGCGCCCGCCTCGGGGCCGCCCGCCCCGGCCCCGCGGTGCTGCGCAACGCGGGAGGCGGGGCGCTCGCCATGGCGGTCACCTACGGCGCGGGGAGCCTGCTGGGGGCGACGGGGATCTGA
- a CDS encoding DEDDh family exonuclease yields MLDDRTTAATTWPAAYPTGYAVVDVETTGLARDDRIISAAVYRLDARGDVEDHWYTLVNPERDPGPVWIHGLTSDVLEGAPLFGEIAQELSSRLDGRVLVAHNAAFDWGMIAREYARSRGQAPTRQRLCTIALAKELRLPLPNLKLESLAAHFGVVQQRAHHALDDARVLAEAFRPSLHAAARDGVRLPLLECLPLTEWSESPAAPRVGYQSSYGHGGWRPSRKRPPCPYPNPGRYEPGGRLRQGMRVAFSGDTSTERELLEDRAIAAGLHVATSVSRLTSLLVTNDPRASTSKAVKAAAYGTPVVDEAAFTQLLGDVLAAAPGAPGGRTPGPAPASE; encoded by the coding sequence ATGCTCGACGACCGCACGACCGCAGCGACGACATGGCCGGCCGCGTACCCCACCGGGTACGCGGTCGTCGACGTGGAGACCACCGGACTCGCCCGCGACGACCGGATAATCTCCGCCGCCGTCTACCGGCTCGACGCCCGTGGCGACGTCGAGGACCACTGGTACACGCTGGTCAACCCCGAGCGGGACCCGGGCCCCGTGTGGATCCACGGTCTCACCAGCGATGTGCTGGAGGGCGCGCCGCTGTTCGGCGAGATCGCCCAGGAGCTGTCGTCGCGTCTCGACGGCCGTGTGCTGGTCGCGCACAACGCCGCGTTCGACTGGGGCATGATCGCGCGGGAGTACGCGCGGTCCCGGGGCCAGGCGCCCACCCGCCAGCGGCTGTGCACCATCGCGCTCGCCAAGGAGCTGCGGCTGCCGCTGCCCAACCTCAAGCTGGAGTCGCTCGCCGCCCATTTCGGGGTGGTCCAGCAGCGTGCCCACCACGCCCTGGACGACGCCCGGGTGCTGGCGGAGGCGTTCCGGCCGAGCCTGCACGCGGCGGCCCGCGACGGGGTGCGGCTGCCGCTGCTGGAGTGCCTGCCGCTGACGGAGTGGTCCGAGTCCCCGGCCGCCCCGCGCGTCGGCTACCAGTCCTCCTACGGCCACGGCGGCTGGCGCCCGTCGCGCAAGCGGCCTCCGTGCCCCTACCCGAACCCGGGCCGCTACGAGCCGGGCGGGCGGCTGCGTCAGGGCATGCGGGTGGCGTTCTCGGGCGACACGTCGACGGAGCGCGAGCTGCTGGAGGACCGGGCGATCGCGGCGGGCCTGCACGTGGCCACCAGCGTGTCGCGGCTGACGAGCCTGCTGGTGACCAACGACCCGCGGGCCTCGACGTCGAAGGCGGTCAAGGCGGCGGCCTACGGCACCCCGGTGGTCGACGAGGCGGCCTTCACCCAGTTGCTGGGCGACGTCCTCGCGGCGGCACCCGGCGCCCCGGGGGGCCGGACACCGGGTCCCGCACCCGCATCGGAGTGA
- a CDS encoding CoA transferase, whose amino-acid sequence MDHTTGGAPPDAGHPASGTAGAWAALGGDPALLGRVTYTGTGALPSRLPVRDLARATVAVCSLAAAELAARRGGGGGVPAVRVDDGAVTAAFLGDRLVRVDGAAPTTFAPLSRFWRTADGWVRTHANYPHHRARLLTALGLPQDTDRLPDGGAAAVAGCLAGRRARDVEETVYAAGGLAVAVRTADEWAAHPQGAAAAARPLLVADRIGGEGPRRAPGGPGLPCAGLRVLDLTRVLAGPVASRTLALLGADVLRIDSPGLPEAQDAHDETGLGKRSALLDLARRGDRAVFEELLASADVVLTGYRPGALDRYGLAPDALAARRPGLVVARLSAWGRHGPWAGRRGFDSLVQAASGIALEEGGTTSPGALPAQALDHGSGYLLAAGVLRSLTEQHTAGGARLVEVALAQTAAWLTHSLTPGPDPGPGGWTAEPWLTERRTPRGVLRHALPAVAYAGGPGDWSAPSGTLGADAPVWRA is encoded by the coding sequence ATGGACCACACGACTGGTGGCGCGCCCCCGGACGCCGGGCACCCCGCGAGCGGCACCGCCGGCGCCTGGGCGGCCCTCGGCGGCGATCCGGCCCTGCTCGGCCGGGTGACGTACACGGGCACCGGCGCCCTCCCGTCCCGGCTGCCCGTACGGGACCTGGCGCGGGCCACCGTGGCGGTGTGCTCGCTCGCCGCCGCCGAGCTGGCGGCACGCCGCGGCGGGGGCGGCGGTGTCCCGGCCGTGCGCGTCGACGACGGCGCCGTCACCGCCGCGTTCCTCGGCGATCGGCTGGTGCGGGTGGACGGGGCCGCGCCGACGACGTTCGCACCGCTGTCCCGCTTCTGGCGCACCGCCGACGGCTGGGTGCGCACCCATGCCAACTACCCCCACCACCGGGCCCGTCTGCTGACCGCCCTCGGTCTGCCGCAGGACACGGACAGGCTGCCGGACGGCGGTGCGGCCGCCGTCGCCGGGTGCCTCGCCGGCCGGCGGGCCCGGGACGTCGAGGAGACCGTGTACGCGGCGGGCGGCCTCGCCGTCGCGGTGCGCACCGCGGACGAATGGGCCGCCCATCCCCAGGGGGCCGCGGCGGCCGCCCGGCCGCTGCTGGTGGCGGACCGGATCGGCGGCGAGGGTCCGCGGCGTGCGCCGGGCGGCCCGGGGCTGCCGTGCGCCGGGCTGCGGGTGCTCGACCTGACGCGGGTGCTGGCGGGCCCGGTGGCCTCCCGCACCCTGGCGCTCCTCGGGGCGGACGTCCTGCGGATCGACTCCCCCGGCCTGCCGGAGGCCCAGGACGCGCACGACGAGACGGGCCTCGGCAAGCGCTCGGCGCTGCTGGACCTGGCGCGGCGCGGCGACCGCGCGGTCTTCGAGGAGCTGCTCGCCTCGGCCGACGTGGTCCTAACCGGCTACCGGCCCGGCGCTCTGGACCGCTACGGCCTCGCCCCGGACGCGCTCGCGGCGCGGCGCCCCGGGCTGGTCGTCGCCCGGCTCTCCGCCTGGGGCCGGCACGGGCCGTGGGCGGGTCGCCGGGGTTTCGACAGCCTGGTGCAGGCCGCGTCGGGCATCGCCCTGGAGGAGGGCGGCACGACGTCCCCGGGAGCCCTTCCGGCGCAGGCCCTCGACCACGGCAGCGGCTACCTGCTGGCCGCGGGCGTCCTGCGGTCGCTGACGGAGCAGCACACCGCGGGCGGCGCCCGGCTGGTGGAGGTGGCCCTCGCGCAGACGGCGGCCTGGCTCACCCACAGCCTGACCCCGGGGCCGGACCCCGGCCCCGGGGGGTGGACGGCCGAGCCGTGGCTCACCGAGAGGCGCACCCCTCGCGGCGTGCTCCGGCACGCCCTCCCGGCCGTCGCGTACGCCGGCGGGCCCGGGGACTGGTCCGCGCCCTCCGGCACGCTGGGCGCGGACGCCCCGGTCTGGCGCGCCTGA
- a CDS encoding DUF3099 domain-containing protein codes for MRRRGEPEVFRITGARQGLADDVRGRQRRYVISMSVRTVSVVLAAVLWNVERHVAVVALALGVLLPYVAVVIANAGRENAPSLPSAYFPGPSQEPVAALPAAPGPETGQSENLRKTSDQS; via the coding sequence ATGCGCAGACGTGGTGAGCCGGAGGTCTTCCGGATCACGGGGGCACGCCAGGGTCTCGCCGACGACGTGCGGGGCAGGCAGCGGCGCTATGTGATCTCGATGTCGGTGCGGACGGTGTCGGTCGTGCTGGCCGCGGTGCTGTGGAACGTCGAACGGCACGTCGCCGTGGTGGCCCTGGCGCTGGGCGTCCTGCTGCCGTACGTCGCGGTCGTGATCGCCAACGCGGGCCGGGAGAACGCCCCTTCGCTGCCGTCGGCGTACTTCCCGGGGCCTTCGCAGGAGCCGGTGGCCGCGCTTCCCGCGGCCCCGGGCCCGGAAACCGGACAGTCCGAGAACCTCAGGAAAACCTCAGATCAATCATGA
- a CDS encoding SURF1 family protein has protein sequence MYRFLLSRQWVILTLLALVLIPSMVELGFWQFHRHQHRVAQNELIAENLEADPVPVEELTSPGHTVPRADYWRTITATGTFDTDHEVVVRRRTNADDRVGFHVLSPLVLSDGRAVLVNRGWVPAADDQKAFPEVPAPPRGTVTVTGRLKADETTGASGIRDLAGLPPRQVMLINSAQQAELQGREVLGGYLEQTAPASGDAGPEQIPEPDHESIGAHMAYAVQWWLFAAAVPLGWVILVRREKRDQAADSGRNTPERVTAAA, from the coding sequence GTGTACCGCTTCCTGTTGTCCCGGCAGTGGGTGATCCTCACCCTTCTCGCCCTCGTGCTGATCCCTTCGATGGTCGAGCTGGGCTTCTGGCAGTTCCACCGTCACCAGCACCGGGTGGCGCAGAACGAACTGATCGCGGAGAACCTCGAAGCGGATCCCGTCCCGGTCGAGGAGCTCACCTCCCCCGGGCACACGGTCCCCCGCGCCGACTACTGGCGCACGATCACCGCGACCGGCACCTTCGACACCGACCACGAGGTCGTGGTGCGGCGCCGCACCAACGCGGACGACCGTGTCGGCTTCCATGTGCTGAGCCCGCTGGTGCTCTCCGACGGACGGGCCGTCCTCGTCAACCGCGGCTGGGTGCCGGCGGCCGACGACCAGAAGGCCTTCCCCGAGGTGCCCGCCCCGCCGCGGGGCACGGTGACCGTCACCGGGCGGCTGAAGGCGGACGAGACCACCGGCGCGAGCGGGATCAGGGACCTGGCCGGCCTGCCGCCGCGCCAGGTGATGCTGATCAACAGTGCGCAGCAGGCCGAGCTGCAGGGCCGCGAGGTGCTCGGCGGCTACCTGGAGCAGACCGCCCCGGCTTCCGGCGACGCGGGCCCCGAGCAGATCCCGGAACCGGACCACGAGTCGATCGGCGCGCACATGGCCTACGCGGTCCAGTGGTGGCTGTTCGCCGCCGCCGTACCCCTCGGGTGGGTGATTCTGGTCCGCCGGGAGAAGCGGGACCAAGCGGCCGATTCCGGCCGGAACACGCCGGAGCGGGTCACCGCGGCTGCTTAG